The sequence TAGTTACCCTTCCAGTTATTTTAGAACCTTCTGGGTATTTTTTAGATATTTCTATCCATGGGTCTAAACCTAATTGTTTCAATCCTAAAGAAACTCTAGTTTTTTCACGATCAAATTTCAATATTTGAACAACTATTTCTTCTCCTACACTAACAATTTCACTTGGATGTTTTACTCTTTTCCAAGCCATATCAGTTATGTGTAATAATCCATCTACTCCTCCTAAATCAATAAAAGCTCCATAATCAGTTAAATTTTTTACAATTCCTTTTATATTTATTCCTTCTTTTAAACTTTCCAATAAAGCACTTCTTTCCACACTATTTTCTAATTCTATTACAGCTCTTCTAGATACAACTACATTATTCCTCTTTTTATCTAATTTTATCACTTTGAAATCTAATTCTTTTCCTTCGAGATGAATTGTATCTCGTATTGGTCTTACATCTACTAAAGAACCAGGTAGAAATGCTCGTATATCGTTTAATTCAACAGTAAAACCACCTTTAACTTTTCCGTTGATAACTCCTACTACAGTACTTGAATTAAAAAAAGAATTTTCTAATTTTATCCAAGCAGCATGTCTTTTAGCCTTTTCTCTTGATAAAATAGTTTCTCCAAAACCATCTTCTATTGCGTCTAATGCAACTTCTACTAAATCTCCTATTTTTACATCTGTTTTTCCTTTATTGTTTTTAAATTGTTCTATTGGAATAGACGATTCAGATTTTAATCCTGCATCTACTACTACTGTCTCTTTATCTATAGATACGACAATTCCATTAATTATAGAACCAGGTTGTGTTTTTATTTTTTGTAAAGATTCTTCAAAAAGTTGATGGAAAGATTCTTTCATATTAATATTTTTATTTACATATCGTATTAATTTCTAATTAACTTCTTGTTAATTGAAATTATGATTTATCCCAGTTCAAATCCATATTATGGAGTGATTATATATTGGTAAAATTTTATTTTTTATTTTATTTTTTAAAAAAAATATGTTTAAATAATTTTTATTTAAAAAAAATATAAATAAATTTAAAAAGTTCTTAAAAAAAAAGATTATTGATTTTAAAAAATTTTAAATTTTTTAAAATTCTTAATAAAATTTATTAAAATTAACATTAAAGAAACATTCTTGCAACAATTAGATTATTTTAAAAAATTTATTTTTTATAGATTTTAATTGTTAACTAAATTTAAGATTAAAAATTTTTAAATAAAGTTTTCAACTTTAATTATTTATAATCTTTAATCAAATTATTTTTAAAAAAATAAAAATGTTAACAAAATAATATATTTATTTTTTAATAATGACTTATAGAACTTAGTTCTTTAAAATAATTTGGAAAAGTTTTGTTAACACAATTAGGATTAATAATCTTAGTAGAAACATTAGATAATGCAATTAAAGAAAAACACATAGCTATTCTATGATCATTGTATGTCTCAATAGCACTATATAAAAATTTTTTAGGGGGGGTAATAATCAAATAATCATTACCTTGTTTTACTGTTGCACCAATTTTTCTTAATTCGTTTGCCATAGCTTTTAATCGATTTGTTTCCTTAACTTTCCAATTATAAATATTTTTAATACATGTAGTTCCAGAACAAAAAAGAGAAATAATAGCTACAGTCATAGCTGCATCTGGTATATTATTCAAGTCTAAGTTAACACTTTTTAGCTCTCCCTTACTACAAGAAATAAAATTTTCACCAAAAGAAACAACTGCTCCAATTTTTTTAAGTACTTTTGCAAAATATATATCTCCCTGTATACTATTTTTACCTACTCCATGTACTGTAACTGTCCCACCCTTTATAGCACCAGCAGCTAAAAAATAAGAAGCAGAACTCGCATCTCCTTCAATTTCATACACCCCAGGAGTTTTATATTCACTATTTCCTTTAATGAAAAAAGATTTATAATTATTGTTAATTATGTTAACCCCAAAAATTTTCATTAATTTAATCGTCATTTCAACATATGGTTTAGATACTAAGTTTCCTATTATTTCAATTTTTGTATTTAAAATAGCTAATGGAGCCATTATTAAAATAGAAGTCAAGAATTGACTAGAAACATTTCCCTTTAATTCTATTTTTCCTCCAATAAAACCTCCTTTAACTAATACAGGAGGATAATTTTTTTTTCTTTCGTAAGAAATTTCAGCTCCTCCTTGTCTTAAAGCATCCACTAAATGTTCTATTGGTCGATTTTTCATACTATTATCTCCAGTTATAAAAATTTCGTTTTTATACAAAGAAAATAATGAAATTAAAGGTCTGATTGCAGTTCCAGCATTACCTAAAAATAAATTTATAGTTTTTTTTTGTTTTAAAAAATTAGTTCCATTTCCATATATTTGACACGATTTTTTATCCTTTGATAAAAAATATGATACACCTACTATTTTTAGTGCATTCAACATATGTTGTGTGTCTTCACTATTTAATAAATTTTTAATATTTGTGATACCTTTTGATAAAGAAGATAATAATATGACTCTATTAGAAATACTTTTAGAACCAGGAAGAACAACATTACCATTTACAAATTTAATTGGATTTAAAACTAAACTATCAGACATTACAATAATCCTCCGTAAATTGATTTGAAAAAGAATATTTTTAATATTGAACAAATTTTAAATCAACCGTATCGTTTTTCAAAAAAAACCATGAATTCAGCTAAAGATTTAACAGATTTAACACTCATTGAATTATAAATAGAAGCTCTAATACCTCCTTCTATATAGTGATTTTTTAAAAAAAGAAATCCTTCTTTTTCAGATTCTATTAAAAATTTTTTTTCTAAATTTATTCCTTGTAATTTAAATACTACATTAGTTATAGATCGATTTTTTGGATGAATATCATTTATATATATGTTACTAGAATCTATTACTGAATATAAATATTTAGCTTTTTTTTGATTTAATAGTTCTATATTTTTTACTCCTCCTCTTTTTTTAATCCATTTGAAAACTAATCCCGACAAATACCAAGAAAATGTGACTGGAGTATTAAACATAGAACGATTTTTTAACAAAATTTTATAATTTAAAATTGAAGGAGTGATTTTTTGAGCTTTTTTAATTAAATCATCTATTATGATAACAATAGTCATACCTGCAGGACCAATATTCTTTTGAGAACTAGCATAAATTAAAGAATATTTTTTAATATCAATTACTTTTGAAAAAATAAAAGAAGAAAAATCACATATAATTGTTTTTCCATAAAAATTGGGTTGTTCATAAATAGCTATTCCACTAATAGTTTCATTAGGACAGTAATGTATGTAAACTGAATTATCTGAGATGCCCCAATTTTTCATAGATAAAATACTTCTTTTTTCTTCTTTTTTTTTAACATCAATTATATTAGAATAACAATATTTAGAAGATTCTATTGCAGCTAAATGTGACCAATATCCACTATCAATATAGTCTGCTTTATCATTTTTATTTAGCAAATTCATAGGAATAGCAGAAAATTGACCTCTAGCACCTCCAGGACAAAATAATACTTGATAATTATTTGGAATATTTAATAATTCTCTAATATTTATTTCTATTTCTTCAACAACTTTTAAAAAAAAATGACTTCTATGACTAATTTCCATTATAGAAAAACCATTTTTTTCCCAATTACAAAAATTATTTTTTGCTTCCATTAATACTTCTTTAGGTAACATTGCTGGTCCAGCACTAAAATTATGAATTTTTTTCATCATTATTCTCCCAAGATAAAAAGTTAAATTATTTTTTTTACGATCAATGATTATATGTATTTAATTCCATTCATATATCTTTTTTGAAGAACAGTTGGAATTAGAATTTTTCCATTTTCTAACTGATTGTTTTCTAATATAGCTGCTAATGTTCTTCCTATTGCTAATCCAGAACCATTTAGTGTATGTAAAAAAAATATTTTTTTATTTGAATTTCTATATCTAGACCTCATTCTTCTAGATTGAAAATCTAACATATTTGAACAAGATGATACTTCTCTATAAGTATTTTGTGCTGGAAACCATACTTCTAAATCATAAGTTTTAGAAGCACTAAAACTTAAATCACCACAACATAATATTTTTTTCTGATATGGTAATTCTAATAATTTTAATACTTTTTCAGCATTTAGTGTTAGTTGTTCTAACATATGCATCGATGTTTCGGGTTTTACAATTTGTACTAATTCAACTTTTTCAAATTGATGCAGACGAATTAATCCTTTTACATCTTTTCCATAAGAAGCAGATTCTAGTCTAAAACAAGGAGTTTTTGCCACTAATTTAATTGGTAATTCATGTTCTTCTAGAATTTTATTTTGTACAATATTAGTCAATGGTACTTCTGCAGTAGGAATTAAAATATATTTAGAATGTTTTTGATCAGTTTTTTTTTCTATATGAAATAAATCTTTAGAAAATTTTGGTAACTGTCCAGTTCCATATAAACAATGTCTGTTTACTAAATAAGGCACATAAGTTTCTAAATAGCCATGTTTTTCAGTATGTAAATCTATCATAAATTGACCTAATGCTCGATGAAGTTTTGCAATATTTCCTTTCATTATAGAAAAACGAGATCCAGAAATAAGAGCAGCAGCATTCCAATCAAATCCATTTCTTTCTTTCCCTAGTTTAATATGATCTTTAACCAAAAATTTAAATTTTGGTATTTCACCCCAATTTAATATTTTTTTATTATTATTTTCATTTTCTCCATTTGGAATTGAATCATCAGGAATGTTTGGAAATTCTAAAAAAATTTTTTTTATTTTTTGTTTTATTTCAGCTAATTTTTTTTTAAAATTATTTAATTTTTTTTGTAACGTAATACTTTTACTATAAAGTAAAGTTGTATCCTGTTTTAAAACTTTGGAATTACCAATCAATTTTGAAAGTAAATTTCGTTTAGCTTGTAGATTCTCTGTTTTTAATTGTATCTTTTTTCTTTCTTTTTCTAATGAAATTATTTTTTCAGAGTCTAAAAAAAAATTTCTTCGTAATAATTTTTTTTTTACTTCTTCTAATTTAAATTTTAGTAATTTATTATCCAACATAGTCAAAGATTAGTCTTTTTAGTATTTTAATACTAAAATTATACAAATATTTTTAAATTTTCTCTAATAATTTAATTATTATTTTTATTTATAAAAAAATATTTTGAATAGTTCTATATTTTTTTTTGTAAAAATGTTATATTTTAATTTTTTTAGATAATATTTTTTTTAAGGATTTATCATTTAGAAATTCATATACTACTCAACCATTAAATCATCTAAGAAAATTATATAATTTTAAAAAATATGAAAAAAAAAAAAATAGTTAGAAGTAATTTACTAATATTAGGATCAGGTCCTTCAGGATATACTGCTGCTATTTATGCAGCTAGATCCAATTTAAATCCAATTTTAGTTACTGGTCCTACTCCAGGAGGACAGCTAATTACTACAAATACAATTGAAAATTGGCCAGGAGATTACAAAAATATTACTGGTAT comes from Buchnera aphidicola (Tetraneura ulmi) and encodes:
- the serC gene encoding 3-phosphoserine/phosphohydroxythreonine transaminase, giving the protein MKKIHNFSAGPAMLPKEVLMEAKNNFCNWEKNGFSIMEISHRSHFFLKVVEEIEINIRELLNIPNNYQVLFCPGGARGQFSAIPMNLLNKNDKADYIDSGYWSHLAAIESSKYCYSNIIDVKKKEEKRSILSMKNWGISDNSVYIHYCPNETISGIAIYEQPNFYGKTIICDFSSFIFSKVIDIKKYSLIYASSQKNIGPAGMTIVIIIDDLIKKAQKITPSILNYKILLKNRSMFNTPVTFSWYLSGLVFKWIKKRGGVKNIELLNQKKAKYLYSVIDSSNIYINDIHPKNRSITNVVFKLQGINLEKKFLIESEKEGFLFLKNHYIEGGIRASIYNSMSVKSVKSLAEFMVFFEKRYG
- the serS gene encoding serine--tRNA ligase; this translates as MLDNKLLKFKLEEVKKKLLRRNFFLDSEKIISLEKERKKIQLKTENLQAKRNLLSKLIGNSKVLKQDTTLLYSKSITLQKKLNNFKKKLAEIKQKIKKIFLEFPNIPDDSIPNGENENNNKKILNWGEIPKFKFLVKDHIKLGKERNGFDWNAAALISGSRFSIMKGNIAKLHRALGQFMIDLHTEKHGYLETYVPYLVNRHCLYGTGQLPKFSKDLFHIEKKTDQKHSKYILIPTAEVPLTNIVQNKILEEHELPIKLVAKTPCFRLESASYGKDVKGLIRLHQFEKVELVQIVKPETSMHMLEQLTLNAEKVLKLLELPYQKKILCCGDLSFSASKTYDLEVWFPAQNTYREVSSCSNMLDFQSRRMRSRYRNSNKKIFFLHTLNGSGLAIGRTLAAILENNQLENGKILIPTVLQKRYMNGIKYI
- the aroA gene encoding 3-phosphoshikimate 1-carboxyvinyltransferase, with protein sequence MSDSLVLNPIKFVNGNVVLPGSKSISNRVILLSSLSKGITNIKNLLNSEDTQHMLNALKIVGVSYFLSKDKKSCQIYGNGTNFLKQKKTINLFLGNAGTAIRPLISLFSLYKNEIFITGDNSMKNRPIEHLVDALRQGGAEISYERKKNYPPVLVKGGFIGGKIELKGNVSSQFLTSILIMAPLAILNTKIEIIGNLVSKPYVEMTIKLMKIFGVNIINNNYKSFFIKGNSEYKTPGVYEIEGDASSASYFLAAGAIKGGTVTVHGVGKNSIQGDIYFAKVLKKIGAVVSFGENFISCSKGELKSVNLDLNNIPDAAMTVAIISLFCSGTTCIKNIYNWKVKETNRLKAMANELRKIGATVKQGNDYLIITPPKKFLYSAIETYNDHRIAMCFSLIALSNVSTKIINPNCVNKTFPNYFKELSSISHY
- the rpsA gene encoding 30S ribosomal protein S1 → MKESFHQLFEESLQKIKTQPGSIINGIVVSIDKETVVVDAGLKSESSIPIEQFKNNKGKTDVKIGDLVEVALDAIEDGFGETILSREKAKRHAAWIKLENSFFNSSTVVGVINGKVKGGFTVELNDIRAFLPGSLVDVRPIRDTIHLEGKELDFKVIKLDKKRNNVVVSRRAVIELENSVERSALLESLKEGINIKGIVKNLTDYGAFIDLGGVDGLLHITDMAWKRVKHPSEIVSVGEEIVVQILKFDREKTRVSLGLKQLGLDPWIEISKKYPEGSKITGRVTNLTEYGCFVEIQEGVEGLVHVSEMDWTNKNVHPSKVVQVNKKVDVMILDIDEERRRISLGIKQCLENPWKLFEKSYKKGDKVNGKIKSITDFGIFIGLDGNIDGLVHLSDISWNSTGEEAVKKYKKGDSIVAVVLQVDSERERISLGIKQIKEDIFNRYLKNKKIGSMISLEIISVEKETILTKINEELIGKINLKNILIQIKKINELKVNDIIKLKIISINRKKRILNILILNKLYPINMENIISLNKEDNNQKLEKQQMLSTTLELLKFSNKDKNL